A genomic segment from Neobacillus sp. YX16 encodes:
- a CDS encoding FAD-dependent oxidoreductase, whose amino-acid sequence MPEKFDVIVVGAGPAGTSCALVCAQKGLNVLLIERGEYPGSKNVMGGVLYRKQMEELIPEFWKEAPLERPVIEQRFWMMDKESVVQFGYKGLEWGIEPYNNFTVLRAQFDQWFAKKAVEAGALLINETVVTECIVENGKVIGIRTDRPNGEVYADVVVLADGVNSLLSKQLGFHKEFRPDEVALTVMEVINLPKEKINDRFNLEDNQGCTIEIFGDSTKGNLGTAFLYTNKDSLNIGVGTTLSSMIKAKLKPYDLLDYLKTHPMVKPMLAGGESAEYLAHLIPEGGYRSVPKVAGNGVLVVGDAAQLVNAIHREGSNMAMHSGLLAAETVIEAKYRGDFSESSLNLYRQKLYDSFIIKDLEKYKDATHTFENNPQYFKEYVPMMNKAMSKFFTVDGTPKREKQKEIMKSVTSERGTIKVIQDIYRAWKAVK is encoded by the coding sequence ATGCCAGAAAAATTTGATGTCATTGTGGTTGGGGCGGGTCCTGCAGGGACTTCATGTGCACTTGTATGCGCCCAAAAAGGCTTAAACGTATTGCTTATTGAGAGAGGAGAATATCCAGGAAGCAAAAACGTAATGGGCGGGGTACTATATCGGAAGCAAATGGAAGAGTTGATTCCAGAGTTTTGGAAAGAAGCTCCACTTGAGAGACCAGTTATCGAACAGCGTTTTTGGATGATGGATAAGGAATCTGTTGTTCAATTTGGTTACAAAGGTCTTGAATGGGGTATTGAACCATATAATAACTTTACGGTATTACGAGCGCAATTTGACCAATGGTTTGCGAAAAAAGCTGTTGAAGCAGGTGCTCTATTAATCAATGAAACGGTTGTAACGGAATGTATTGTAGAAAACGGTAAGGTTATTGGTATTCGAACAGACCGGCCAAATGGGGAAGTCTATGCGGATGTGGTTGTCCTAGCAGATGGTGTAAATTCACTACTCTCCAAGCAGCTAGGCTTTCATAAAGAATTCCGTCCGGATGAAGTGGCCTTAACGGTAATGGAAGTTATTAATTTACCGAAAGAAAAAATTAATGATCGCTTCAATCTAGAGGATAACCAAGGATGTACCATTGAGATTTTCGGTGATTCAACCAAGGGAAACCTTGGTACAGCCTTTTTATACACCAATAAGGACAGCTTAAACATTGGGGTTGGTACAACTCTATCAAGCATGATTAAAGCAAAACTGAAGCCATATGACCTCTTAGACTATTTAAAGACACATCCAATGGTTAAACCAATGCTGGCAGGCGGAGAATCCGCAGAATACCTTGCCCATCTTATTCCAGAAGGAGGATATCGTTCTGTACCAAAGGTAGCTGGAAATGGTGTATTGGTTGTTGGTGACGCTGCTCAGTTAGTTAACGCCATCCATCGTGAAGGTTCGAACATGGCAATGCATTCAGGGTTACTTGCTGCTGAAACTGTAATAGAGGCGAAGTACCGCGGAGACTTCTCGGAATCTAGCTTAAATCTCTACCGTCAAAAGCTTTATGATAGCTTCATAATCAAAGATTTAGAGAAATATAAAGACGCAACACATACATTTGAGAATAACCCACAATATTTTAAAGAATACGTACCGATGATGAACAAAGCAATGAGCAAATTCTTTACAGTTGACGGAACACCAAAACGTGAAAAACAAAAAGAAATTATGAAGAGTGTAACATCAGAAAGAGGAACGATTAAAGTAATACAAGATATTTATCGAGCTTGGAAGGCGGTGAAATAA
- a CDS encoding 4Fe-4S dicluster domain-containing protein, translated as MSTKNIEEKQYLLRFKADTKSHLTVMDDDICATQCPDKICTIFCPAEVYKWEGLRMQVGYEGCHECGSCRIGCPYQNIKWEYPKGGHGIVFRLA; from the coding sequence ATGTCAACTAAGAATATTGAAGAAAAACAGTACCTTCTTCGATTTAAGGCTGATACGAAGTCACATTTAACCGTAATGGACGATGATATTTGTGCTACACAATGCCCAGATAAAATTTGTACCATTTTCTGTCCAGCTGAAGTGTACAAATGGGAAGGATTAAGGATGCAGGTTGGTTATGAGGGCTGTCACGAATGCGGAAGCTGTCGAATAGGCTGCCCATATCAAAATATCAAATGGGAATATCCAAAGGGCGGACATGGAATTGTCTTCCGTCTAGCATAA
- a CDS encoding hemerythrin domain-containing protein, with protein sequence MSSFGEMSPVELSKGLNQLKSEHPPLLAQLEGLFKLTKQIEEDSTSENTFEELINKVNEFKAALDPHSEREEGVLFPMMGVYIGTASGPIAVMEYEHDQAKAKIHEFLEKAACTQTDEEKKKSAELVKNAYYILTEHFAKEENVLFPMAEHMLSDDEKEELYQKIQEIK encoded by the coding sequence ATGAGCAGTTTTGGCGAGATGTCTCCTGTAGAACTAAGTAAAGGACTTAATCAATTAAAGTCTGAGCATCCTCCGTTATTAGCACAATTAGAGGGATTATTCAAATTAACCAAGCAAATCGAAGAAGATTCTACTAGTGAGAATACCTTTGAAGAATTGATTAATAAGGTTAATGAATTTAAGGCAGCACTTGATCCTCATTCAGAACGAGAAGAAGGTGTTCTATTTCCAATGATGGGTGTATATATAGGGACAGCCTCTGGACCTATTGCAGTTATGGAATATGAACATGATCAAGCTAAGGCAAAAATTCATGAATTTCTAGAAAAAGCTGCTTGCACCCAAACCGATGAGGAGAAGAAAAAATCAGCCGAATTAGTCAAGAATGCTTACTACATTTTAACGGAGCACTTTGCTAAAGAAGAAAATGTCCTTTTCCCTATGGCAGAGCATATGCTTTCAGATGATGAAAAAGAAGAACTGTACCAAAAAATTCAGGAAATAAAATAA
- a CDS encoding MFS transporter, with translation MGQPATVSAKTTKTADTTMFNILFIIGLCHLLNDAIQAVVPAMFPILEKSMGLSFTQLGIIAFSLNMVSSVLQPVVGFVTDKRPMPFALPIGLTLTLGGVLGMAFAPSFGMIVLSVIFIGLGSAIFHPEGSRVAFMAAGKRRGLAQSIYQVGGNTGQALAPLITALILVPLGQQGASWFSLVAALAVLLLIYIANWYKQRLVENLPIIKKKNSMSSKKAGLSKKVKQSLFLILLLIFARSWYISGMTNFYAFFAIEEYSLTIKESQLFLFAFLIAGAFGTFFGGPLADRFGKKKLISVSMLLTIPFSILIPFVPSFIAFIFLMLTGFILMTNFSVTVVFAQELVPGKIGTMSGLTVGLAFGMGAIGSVGLGYLADLFSMSAMVSSIGFLPLLGLLAFLLPSDQMVQKWNQEN, from the coding sequence ATGGGTCAACCTGCTACAGTGTCTGCAAAAACAACTAAGACCGCAGACACGACAATGTTTAATATTCTTTTTATCATCGGGCTTTGTCATTTACTTAATGATGCCATACAAGCTGTTGTCCCAGCGATGTTTCCAATTCTAGAGAAATCAATGGGTTTATCCTTTACTCAGCTTGGAATTATTGCCTTTTCCTTAAATATGGTTTCGTCTGTGTTACAGCCAGTAGTTGGCTTCGTCACAGATAAAAGACCAATGCCTTTCGCATTACCAATTGGACTTACCCTAACATTGGGTGGTGTTCTTGGAATGGCGTTTGCTCCGTCCTTCGGTATGATTGTTCTTTCAGTCATTTTTATTGGGCTTGGGTCAGCTATTTTTCATCCTGAAGGATCAAGGGTAGCCTTTATGGCTGCAGGGAAAAGAAGAGGACTGGCACAATCTATTTATCAAGTAGGCGGTAATACGGGGCAGGCATTAGCTCCACTAATCACAGCACTCATCCTTGTCCCACTTGGACAGCAAGGTGCTTCATGGTTTTCGCTAGTTGCCGCATTAGCAGTATTGTTATTAATCTACATCGCTAATTGGTATAAACAGAGATTAGTTGAAAACCTGCCTATAATAAAAAAGAAAAATTCAATGTCAAGTAAAAAAGCTGGTCTTTCAAAAAAGGTTAAGCAATCACTATTTTTAATTCTACTACTGATATTTGCAAGGTCATGGTATATATCGGGGATGACTAATTTTTACGCTTTCTTTGCAATAGAAGAATACTCCCTAACGATTAAGGAATCACAGCTTTTCCTATTTGCGTTTTTAATCGCTGGTGCCTTTGGTACTTTTTTTGGAGGCCCGTTGGCTGACCGGTTCGGGAAGAAAAAATTAATATCTGTTTCCATGTTACTGACTATACCATTTTCTATACTTATTCCTTTTGTACCATCTTTTATTGCATTTATCTTTCTTATGCTTACAGGATTTATATTAATGACCAATTTTTCAGTTACTGTAGTTTTTGCACAAGAGCTTGTCCCTGGAAAAATCGGGACAATGTCTGGACTAACCGTGGGACTCGCCTTTGGTATGGGGGCAATCGGTTCAGTAGGACTTGGATATTTAGCAGATTTATTTAGTATGTCAGCAATGGTTTCTTCGATTGGATTTCTGCCATTACTTGGATTATTGGCCTTCCTCCTTCCAAGTGATCAAATGGTACAAAAATGGAATCAAGAGAATTAG
- a CDS encoding phosphotransferase — protein MEKSVEILFTETILKGFLKVFELQTEVKKLGDFENYVFEVNSSDKPVILRITHISHRSKDEILAELEWMNYLNKQNINCPEAFPSSNNQLIETLPAGDGSCFFACLFSKVPGYPVKIKSSEFNDQLFHAWGEAIGQMHAVTKNYQPSKERKLRPTWVDEELLDIEIYVPNENEIIKNTKLLINKLKSLPVKKDNFGLIHSDVHSGNFFYDGESVHVFDFDDCSYHWFASDIAIPLYYSIMYGYQDASEREREQFATNFLAHFIKGYEQHNTLPKCWKEQLPLFFMLRDVTLYSVLHKKISPEERDDTINKMLEALKSRIIKKEPIVNLC, from the coding sequence ATGGAGAAATCAGTTGAAATTTTATTTACAGAAACTATTCTTAAGGGCTTTTTAAAGGTTTTCGAATTACAAACAGAGGTAAAAAAACTTGGAGATTTTGAGAATTATGTGTTTGAGGTAAATAGTTCAGACAAACCTGTAATTCTGAGAATCACTCATATTTCTCACCGAAGTAAGGATGAAATTCTTGCTGAACTCGAATGGATGAATTATTTAAACAAACAAAACATAAATTGCCCAGAAGCATTCCCATCATCCAATAATCAATTAATTGAAACACTACCAGCAGGTGACGGTTCATGTTTTTTTGCTTGTCTCTTTTCAAAAGTACCTGGTTATCCTGTAAAAATAAAATCATCGGAATTTAATGACCAGTTATTCCATGCTTGGGGTGAAGCCATTGGTCAGATGCATGCTGTCACAAAGAATTACCAGCCAAGTAAAGAGAGAAAGCTTCGTCCGACTTGGGTGGATGAGGAGCTCCTTGATATTGAAATCTATGTTCCAAATGAAAATGAGATTATCAAGAATACAAAACTGTTAATAAATAAATTGAAATCGCTTCCGGTAAAGAAGGATAATTTTGGACTAATCCACAGTGATGTCCATTCAGGGAACTTTTTTTATGATGGTGAATCTGTTCATGTATTTGATTTTGATGATTGTAGCTATCATTGGTTTGCCTCAGATATTGCTATCCCGCTTTATTATTCAATTATGTACGGATATCAGGATGCAAGTGAACGTGAGCGGGAACAGTTTGCTACGAATTTTCTTGCACATTTTATTAAAGGATATGAGCAGCACAATACCTTGCCAAAGTGTTGGAAGGAGCAGCTCCCGTTGTTTTTTATGCTGAGGGACGTTACTCTTTATTCTGTTTTACATAAAAAAATCTCACCGGAAGAAAGAGATGATACTATAAATAAAATGCTAGAAGCATTGAAATCAAGAATCATAAAAAAAGAACCGATTGTAAATCTATGTTAA
- a CDS encoding MarR family transcriptional regulator codes for MENDTVSQSLKLFIVLSRAYKAINEHVNKVIQASGLNPTEFAVLELLYHKGDQPMQQIGGKILLASGSITYVVDKLEQKGLLIRIACPNDRRVTFAQITEKGKDFIQEIFPEHAQQIHSLMSSLTDSEKLEAIELLKKLGLPAGKF; via the coding sequence ATGGAAAATGATACAGTATCTCAATCATTGAAGCTATTTATCGTTCTTTCAAGAGCATATAAAGCGATTAATGAACATGTTAATAAAGTGATTCAAGCAAGTGGCTTAAACCCGACTGAATTTGCCGTATTAGAGCTTTTATATCACAAAGGTGATCAGCCAATGCAGCAAATTGGCGGGAAAATATTACTTGCAAGCGGCAGTATCACTTACGTAGTAGATAAATTGGAACAAAAAGGACTGTTGATTAGGATAGCATGTCCGAATGACAGACGTGTTACGTTCGCACAAATTACAGAGAAAGGGAAAGACTTTATTCAAGAGATTTTCCCAGAACATGCGCAGCAAATCCATTCACTAATGTCTAGTTTAACTGATTCCGAAAAACTAGAAGCCATTGAATTATTAAAGAAACTAGGATTGCCTGCGGGTAAATTTTAA
- a CDS encoding M3 family oligoendopeptidase has product MRFEEYTYIRPNLESITGRFEGAIEKFKNANSVEEQSLAMNEVNEIRNDIGTMFNLCYIRHSVDTNDEFYKTEQDYMDEMQPEIEGLVTKYYQELVQSKFRAELEAKLGKQLFALAEGQLKTFKPEIVPLLQKENRLSTQYTKLIASAKIIFEGEERTLAQLEPFTESTDREMRKRANEAKFGFLAEHEEELDRIYDDLVKIRTEIAHALGYKNFVELGYYRMMRTDYNSEMVANFRQQVKDFIVPIATSLKARQQERIGVEKLRYFDEGFKYQTGNAVPKGNPEWIIENGQKMYEDLSKETGEFFQFMQDNNLMDLVAKKGKAGGGYCTFIENYKAPFIFSNFNGTSGDIDVLTHEAGHAFQVYSSRNFEIPEYYWPTYEACEIHSMSMEFFTWPWMELFFEEDTDKYKFSHLSDALLFLPYGVSVDEFQHWVYENWEASPKERKQQWREIEKKYLPHKEYDGNTYLENGGFWQRQGHIFNSPFYYIDYTLAQICAFQFWKRSRENQKEAWIDYVNLCKLGGSMSFTRLVKEANLISPFEDGCVQSVVGEIETWLNSIEDQKL; this is encoded by the coding sequence ATGAGATTTGAAGAGTATACATATATCCGTCCAAACCTAGAAAGTATTACAGGGAGATTTGAGGGTGCAATAGAAAAATTTAAAAATGCAAATTCAGTAGAAGAGCAAAGCTTGGCGATGAACGAAGTAAATGAAATTAGAAATGATATTGGCACGATGTTTAATCTCTGCTATATTCGCCATTCCGTTGACACAAACGATGAATTTTATAAAACAGAGCAAGATTATATGGATGAAATGCAGCCAGAAATCGAGGGGCTGGTTACAAAATATTATCAGGAGCTTGTTCAGTCCAAGTTTCGCGCGGAATTAGAAGCTAAATTGGGCAAACAATTATTTGCCTTAGCGGAAGGGCAATTAAAGACCTTTAAACCAGAAATAGTTCCTTTATTACAAAAAGAGAATCGCCTTTCAACTCAGTATACAAAACTAATTGCTTCTGCAAAAATTATTTTTGAAGGGGAAGAACGTACCCTAGCGCAATTAGAGCCTTTTACTGAATCAACAGATAGGGAAATGAGAAAGCGCGCAAATGAAGCGAAGTTTGGATTTTTAGCTGAACATGAAGAAGAACTCGACCGAATTTATGATGATCTTGTTAAAATTAGAACTGAAATTGCCCATGCTTTGGGGTATAAAAATTTTGTCGAGCTTGGCTACTACCGAATGATGAGAACTGACTACAATTCTGAGATGGTTGCGAATTTCCGTCAGCAAGTGAAGGATTTTATTGTGCCAATTGCAACCTCTTTAAAAGCGCGGCAACAAGAACGAATTGGCGTGGAAAAATTAAGATATTTTGATGAAGGCTTCAAATATCAAACAGGCAATGCTGTACCAAAGGGCAATCCTGAATGGATTATTGAAAACGGACAAAAAATGTATGAAGATCTTTCAAAGGAAACAGGGGAGTTCTTCCAATTTATGCAGGATAACAACCTCATGGATCTTGTGGCAAAGAAGGGGAAAGCTGGTGGAGGTTATTGTACATTCATTGAAAACTACAAAGCTCCGTTTATCTTTTCCAATTTTAATGGGACTTCTGGGGATATTGACGTACTTACACATGAAGCAGGGCATGCATTCCAGGTTTATTCAAGCAGGAATTTTGAAATTCCTGAATATTATTGGCCAACCTATGAAGCTTGTGAAATTCATTCGATGAGTATGGAGTTTTTTACTTGGCCATGGATGGAGTTATTCTTTGAAGAGGATACAGATAAATATAAATTTTCACACTTAAGTGATGCTTTATTATTCCTGCCATATGGTGTTTCTGTTGATGAATTCCAACACTGGGTATATGAAAATTGGGAGGCGTCACCTAAGGAACGAAAGCAGCAATGGCGCGAAATTGAAAAGAAATATTTACCTCATAAAGAGTATGACGGGAATACTTATTTAGAGAATGGTGGTTTCTGGCAGCGTCAAGGTCATATTTTTAACTCACCTTTCTATTATATTGATTATACGTTAGCGCAAATCTGTGCCTTCCAATTTTGGAAACGTTCAAGAGAAAACCAAAAAGAGGCTTGGATTGATTATGTAAATCTTTGCAAGCTTGGTGGCAGTATGTCATTTACAAGACTTGTGAAAGAAGCTAATCTAATTTCACCATTTGAGGATGGCTGCGTACAGTCTGTTGTTGGTGAGATAGAGACATGGTTAAATTCTATTGAGGACCAAAAACTATAA
- a CDS encoding ATP-dependent Clp protease ATP-binding subunit, giving the protein MLCQLCKEDQATVQLNLNINGAHSDLKLCHECYAANKNKISTGLTPKMNSFPGFPLEDLFLNMNPNEKIQPKRKQQASQRNVGGFIDQFGRNLTHMAKAGLIDPVVGRDGEVKRIIEILNRRNKNNPVLIGEPGVGKTAIAEGLAMKIVDGQVPAKLKNKEVYLLDVASLVANTGIRGQFEDRMKQLIAELQERKNIILFIDEIHLLVGAGSAEGSMDAGNILKPALARGELQLVGATTLKEYRQIEKDAALERRFQPVQVAEPTPKAAIEILKGIKKKYEDFHEVTYSDAALKACVQLSQRYIQDRFLPDKAIDLLDEAGSKLNLTSDGISMDQIENRLKELAVQKDMALKNENYELAAALRDEEAKLEKSLNETSEISRPVIEVSHIQEIIEQKTGIPVGKLQEDEQQKLKHLEENLNTKVIGQKKVVEKVTKAIRRSRAGLKSKNRPIGSFLFVGPTGVGKTEFSKSLAEELFGSTEAMIRLDMSEYMEKHSISKLIGSPPGYVGHDEAGQLTEKVRRNPYNIILLDEIEKAHPDVQHMFLQILEDGRLTDSQGRTVSFKDSVIIMTSNAGVGHKTIHVGFGTNDAIEEASILDSLGSFFKPEFLNRFDSIIEFNSLDKEHIMQIVDLMINDLKETLKEQNIEFTITLEAKEKLAELGYHPAFGARPLRRVIQEHIEDNIADFILDQPEADNLSATIEDGRLIVTAGNIKVC; this is encoded by the coding sequence ATGCTTTGTCAATTGTGTAAAGAAGACCAAGCCACTGTTCAATTAAATCTAAATATTAACGGAGCTCACAGTGATTTGAAGCTGTGTCATGAATGTTATGCAGCCAATAAAAATAAAATCAGTACTGGCTTAACTCCTAAAATGAACTCCTTTCCTGGTTTTCCATTAGAAGACCTATTTTTGAATATGAATCCTAATGAAAAAATCCAGCCAAAGAGGAAGCAACAGGCTTCTCAGCGTAATGTTGGTGGCTTTATTGATCAATTTGGACGTAATTTAACCCATATGGCCAAAGCCGGCTTGATTGATCCTGTAGTTGGCCGTGATGGTGAGGTTAAAAGGATTATTGAAATATTAAATCGACGCAATAAAAATAATCCGGTGTTAATTGGTGAACCAGGTGTCGGAAAAACCGCTATCGCTGAAGGACTGGCAATGAAAATTGTCGATGGTCAAGTGCCGGCTAAATTAAAAAATAAAGAAGTATATTTGCTAGATGTTGCTTCATTGGTCGCCAATACAGGTATTCGAGGTCAGTTTGAAGATAGAATGAAGCAATTGATTGCAGAATTACAGGAGCGTAAAAATATTATCCTATTTATTGATGAGATCCACCTCCTAGTGGGGGCAGGTTCTGCAGAAGGATCAATGGATGCAGGAAATATCTTAAAACCAGCTCTCGCACGCGGTGAACTTCAACTAGTTGGTGCAACTACTTTGAAGGAATACCGCCAAATTGAAAAAGACGCTGCTTTAGAACGTCGTTTCCAGCCCGTTCAGGTTGCTGAACCAACACCCAAGGCAGCCATTGAAATCTTAAAAGGAATCAAGAAAAAATATGAGGACTTTCATGAAGTAACTTATTCTGATGCTGCACTGAAAGCATGTGTTCAATTGTCACAGCGTTATATCCAGGATCGTTTCCTGCCGGATAAGGCTATTGACTTACTGGATGAAGCCGGATCTAAATTAAACCTTACTTCTGATGGTATTAGCATGGATCAGATAGAGAACCGATTAAAAGAATTAGCTGTTCAAAAAGATATGGCCCTTAAGAATGAAAACTATGAATTAGCAGCAGCACTTCGTGACGAAGAAGCTAAGCTGGAAAAATCATTAAATGAAACTTCAGAAATCAGCAGACCGGTTATCGAGGTATCACATATTCAAGAAATTATTGAACAAAAGACCGGTATTCCTGTTGGCAAATTACAAGAGGATGAGCAGCAAAAGCTGAAGCACCTTGAAGAAAACCTAAATACAAAAGTCATCGGTCAGAAAAAGGTGGTCGAAAAGGTTACAAAGGCGATAAGAAGAAGCCGCGCCGGCTTAAAATCAAAGAATCGTCCGATTGGCTCTTTCCTTTTTGTCGGTCCAACGGGAGTTGGTAAAACAGAGTTCTCCAAATCGCTCGCCGAAGAACTGTTTGGTTCAACGGAAGCAATGATTCGTCTCGATATGAGCGAATATATGGAAAAACACAGCATTTCTAAACTAATAGGTTCACCACCAGGCTATGTTGGTCATGATGAAGCCGGGCAACTGACTGAAAAGGTACGAAGAAATCCATACAACATTATTTTATTGGATGAAATTGAGAAGGCCCATCCAGATGTCCAGCATATGTTTTTGCAAATTCTCGAGGACGGGCGTCTTACAGACAGTCAAGGAAGAACAGTTAGCTTTAAGGATTCAGTTATTATCATGACAAGTAATGCTGGGGTAGGACACAAAACGATCCATGTTGGTTTTGGTACCAATGACGCAATAGAAGAAGCTTCTATCTTAGATTCACTGGGCAGCTTCTTTAAGCCAGAGTTTTTAAATCGTTTTGATAGTATTATAGAATTTAACTCACTTGACAAAGAACACATCATGCAGATTGTTGATTTAATGATAAATGATTTAAAGGAAACCCTAAAAGAGCAAAATATTGAATTTACTATTACCCTAGAAGCAAAAGAAAAACTAGCAGAGTTAGGCTATCATCCAGCATTTGGTGCACGTCCGCTCCGTAGAGTGATTCAAGAGCATATTGAGGATAACATTGCAGACTTTATCCTCGATCAGCCTGAGGCAGATAATTTATCTGCTACCATCGAAGATGGCCGTCTGATTGTTACTGCAGGAAATATAAAAGTTTGTTAA